Proteins encoded together in one Peribacillus asahii window:
- the metA gene encoding homoserine O-acetyltransferase MetA, producing the protein MPIKIPGQLPAKEILEQENIFVMDEQRATSQNIRPLNILILNLMPEKEKTEVQLLRFLGNTPLQVNISFLRLSTHNSKNTSKLHLDQFYKPFSEVKHKRYDGLIITGAPVEKLPFEDVNYWEELKDIMNWSKDNVTSTLHICWGAQAALYHHYGIHKYELPQKCFGVYKHEVLLPNENLVRGFDDFFLAPHSRYTDIDYAKIKNHPELKILAESDQAGVLIASSKDGKNIMITGHFEYDATTLADEYHRDHERGIFTQLPENYFPQDNPDNTPLHRWKSHCSLMFSNWLNYYVYQLTPFEWD; encoded by the coding sequence ATGCCAATCAAAATTCCTGGCCAATTGCCAGCAAAAGAAATATTAGAACAAGAAAATATTTTTGTTATGGACGAACAGCGTGCGACTAGTCAAAATATTCGCCCTTTAAATATATTAATCTTAAATTTAATGCCTGAGAAAGAAAAAACAGAAGTACAGCTACTTCGTTTTTTAGGTAATACACCACTCCAAGTGAATATTTCATTCCTACGTCTTAGCACGCATAATTCTAAAAATACAAGTAAGCTTCACTTAGATCAATTTTATAAACCATTTTCTGAAGTCAAACACAAAAGATACGATGGCTTAATCATTACAGGAGCTCCCGTTGAAAAACTTCCATTTGAAGACGTCAACTACTGGGAAGAGCTGAAAGACATTATGAATTGGTCAAAAGACAATGTCACATCTACTCTACATATTTGTTGGGGTGCTCAAGCCGCATTGTACCATCATTACGGCATTCACAAATACGAATTACCACAAAAATGCTTTGGTGTATACAAACATGAAGTCCTGCTGCCAAACGAAAACCTTGTTCGAGGCTTTGATGATTTCTTTTTGGCTCCGCATTCACGCTATACAGATATTGATTATGCAAAAATCAAAAACCATCCCGAACTGAAAATTTTAGCCGAATCTGATCAAGCCGGTGTTTTAATCGCTTCTTCCAAGGATGGTAAAAATATTATGATTACAGGTCATTTCGAATATGATGCAACAACGCTTGCTGATGAATATCACCGCGATCATGAACGTGGCATTTTTACACAGCTGCCTGAAAATTATTTTCCACAAGATAACCCTGATAACACACCTTTACATCGCTGGAAAAGTCATTGCAGCTTAATGTTTTCTAACTGGTTAAATTATTACGTATATCAATTAACTCCATTCGAATGGGATTGA
- a CDS encoding ABC-F family ATP-binding cassette domain-containing protein, with protein sequence MKVFSMEKVTKTQGEKLLFKDISFSVSEGEKIGIVGINGTGKSTLLNIIAGKEESDIGEKTHPNDYRISYLSQDPNFDESLTMMEYMFASDTPIFSLIRKYEKTLVELQNDPENSTLQNRLLQEQQEMDALNAWDTSANARTVLSKLGMQDYSKTLGQLSGGQKKRVALAKTLIETPDLLILDEPTNHLDYDSIKWLEDYLVKYPRAVLFVTHDRYFLDNVSNKIWEIANSRLFEYKGNYAAFLEAKAIREENESIERGKKESLFKKELAWIRTGAKARTTKQKARIQRFESLEAGLKHKGNNDQLEMELSGARLGKKVLELKSISKSFGPEPIIENFSFLFKPGDRIGIVGSNGSGKSTLLNILAGRETIDAGEIEVGQTVKIGYYTQENVDMNENMRMIEYIRETADSIQLKDGSHISAAQMLERFLFPMHTHGTPIRKLSGGEKRRLYLLSILMSAPNVLLLDEPTNDLDTQTLTVLEDYLETFAGVVITVSHDRYFLDKTCQQLFVFKKKADIQFYYGSYSEFLEEKIEEVVVEKAVEAPPVPKRTEKKKKKLTYAETKEWEEIEGKMEEVEQRLAEITEEMSAAGSDFGKIHVLVEEERELNEKLEYMMERWTYLAEKLEEE encoded by the coding sequence ATGAAAGTGTTTAGCATGGAGAAAGTAACGAAAACACAAGGTGAAAAGCTGCTTTTTAAAGATATTTCTTTTTCGGTTTCAGAAGGAGAAAAGATAGGGATTGTTGGTATTAATGGAACGGGGAAATCGACGTTATTAAATATTATTGCAGGCAAGGAAGAGAGCGATATAGGCGAGAAAACTCATCCGAATGATTATCGCATTTCTTATTTATCGCAAGATCCGAATTTTGATGAATCGTTAACGATGATGGAATATATGTTTGCAAGTGATACTCCGATTTTTTCATTAATTAGAAAATATGAAAAAACACTTGTCGAGTTACAAAACGATCCGGAAAATTCAACTCTTCAAAATCGCTTATTACAAGAACAGCAGGAAATGGATGCACTAAATGCATGGGATACAAGTGCGAATGCGAGAACTGTTTTATCGAAGCTTGGAATGCAGGATTATTCAAAAACATTAGGACAATTATCAGGTGGCCAGAAGAAGCGAGTAGCACTTGCCAAGACGCTAATTGAGACACCGGATTTATTGATTTTGGATGAGCCGACAAATCATTTAGATTACGACAGTATTAAGTGGCTTGAGGATTATTTAGTGAAATATCCTCGCGCTGTTTTATTCGTTACGCATGATCGTTATTTCCTGGACAATGTTTCTAATAAAATTTGGGAAATAGCAAACAGTCGCCTTTTTGAATACAAGGGAAATTATGCGGCCTTTTTAGAAGCTAAAGCCATTCGTGAAGAAAATGAGTCGATTGAGCGCGGTAAAAAAGAAAGCTTGTTTAAAAAAGAATTAGCCTGGATTCGTACAGGAGCAAAAGCAAGAACAACGAAACAAAAGGCGAGAATTCAACGATTTGAGTCTCTAGAGGCTGGTTTGAAGCATAAAGGTAATAACGATCAACTAGAAATGGAGTTAAGTGGAGCACGGCTTGGGAAAAAGGTGCTGGAACTAAAGTCGATTTCGAAGTCCTTTGGGCCGGAACCTATTATCGAGAATTTTTCGTTTCTTTTTAAACCAGGAGATCGAATTGGAATTGTTGGAAGCAATGGAAGCGGTAAATCAACGTTACTAAATATATTAGCAGGTCGCGAAACGATTGATGCTGGTGAAATAGAAGTTGGTCAAACGGTCAAAATCGGCTATTATACACAGGAAAATGTCGATATGAATGAAAATATGCGAATGATTGAATATATTCGTGAAACGGCTGATTCAATTCAATTGAAGGATGGCAGCCATATTTCAGCGGCGCAAATGCTTGAGCGTTTCTTGTTTCCAATGCATACGCATGGAACACCGATTCGTAAGCTATCGGGTGGAGAGAAACGCCGCCTTTATTTATTAAGCATTTTAATGTCAGCTCCAAACGTTTTGCTGCTAGATGAACCGACCAATGATTTAGATACGCAAACATTAACGGTGCTTGAAGATTATTTAGAAACATTTGCAGGCGTTGTTATCACCGTGTCACATGATCGCTATTTCTTAGATAAGACGTGTCAGCAATTGTTTGTGTTTAAGAAAAAAGCAGATATCCAATTTTATTACGGTAGCTATTCAGAGTTTTTAGAAGAAAAAATAGAAGAAGTGGTCGTGGAAAAGGCAGTTGAGGCGCCTCCTGTCCCAAAGCGTACCGAAAAGAAAAAGAAGAAATTAACGTATGCTGAAACGAAAGAATGGGAAGAGATTGAGGGCAAGATGGAAGAAGTAGAACAAAGACTAGCCGAAATTACTGAGGAAATGTCAGCAGCCGGAAGTGATTTTGGAAAGATTCATGTGCTCGTAGAAGAAGAACGTGAACTAAATGAAAAGTTAGAATATATGATGGAAAGATGGACATATTTAGCAGAGAAGCTGGAAGAGGAATAA
- a CDS encoding glutathione peroxidase, with product MSIYHFEVNKINGEKIWLEEYAGKVIVIVNTASKCGFSPQYGDLQKLYERYKEEGLVILGFPCNQFLGQEPGDSLEIDTYCKLNHGVTFPIFEKVHVNGKQAHPLFDYLTEHAPGMMGSKSIKWNFTKFLIDREGEIVSRYAPQTKPFEMEEDIKKCLHK from the coding sequence GTGTCTATCTATCATTTCGAAGTAAATAAAATCAATGGTGAGAAAATTTGGCTTGAGGAATATGCAGGAAAGGTTATTGTTATTGTGAATACGGCAAGTAAATGTGGGTTTTCTCCTCAATATGGAGATTTGCAAAAGCTGTATGAGCGCTATAAAGAAGAAGGTCTAGTCATTTTAGGGTTTCCATGCAATCAGTTTCTTGGTCAAGAGCCTGGAGATTCGTTAGAAATTGATACGTATTGTAAATTAAATCATGGAGTTACTTTCCCTATCTTTGAGAAAGTACATGTAAATGGAAAACAGGCTCATCCATTGTTTGACTATTTAACTGAACATGCACCCGGAATGATGGGGTCCAAATCGATTAAGTGGAATTTTACGAAATTTTTAATTGATCGAGAGGGAGAGATTGTAAGCCGTTATGCTCCTCAAACAAAACCGTTTGAAATGGAAGAAGATATCAAGAAATGTTTGCATAAATAA
- the mntR gene encoding transcriptional regulator MntR, with translation MPTPSMEDYIEQIYLLIEEKGYARVSDIAENLSVHPSSVTKMVQKLDQEKYLIYEKYRGLVLTANGRKIGQRLVYRHELLEQMLRLIGVKEENIYQDVEGIEHHLSWDSIDRVGDLVEYFEESPQRIADLRAIQKRNEENTK, from the coding sequence ATGCCTACACCGAGCATGGAGGATTACATAGAACAAATTTACTTATTAATTGAAGAAAAAGGATATGCGAGAGTTTCTGACATTGCGGAAAACTTGTCTGTTCACCCATCTTCTGTTACGAAAATGGTTCAGAAGTTAGATCAAGAAAAATATTTAATTTATGAAAAGTATCGAGGGCTTGTTTTGACGGCAAATGGTCGAAAAATTGGCCAACGTCTTGTATATCGCCATGAGCTGTTAGAGCAAATGTTACGCTTAATAGGTGTGAAGGAAGAAAATATTTATCAAGATGTAGAAGGAATCGAGCATCACCTTAGTTGGGATTCCATTGATCGCGTAGGAGATCTTGTTGAATATTTTGAAGAGTCTCCTCAGCGTATCGCAGATTTGCGAGCAATTCAAAAAAGAAATGAAGAAAATACTAAATAA
- a CDS encoding IucA/IucC family C-terminal-domain containing protein — translation MNSSRTNEILLIKKKFHIYDASQVAEVMTVTDLLEEEKCRLFLQKQMQQLQAPSLSVTASMFSKRYAYLVVASTLYSMVEFNGVFVLPLKACSFSTKQTLSIQEYLCQWNQGMDGTREQWREKLLQELFSNHITPVWNMLKKISGISSAILWENLAVRINSVYRKVLEQEVTSIKKQRVDSDFHYLKGASGELFDLLENPISRFLKIGEELHIHPDRQTCCLYYQLKEDMEGIGYCTNCPIGRKRKRREK, via the coding sequence ATGAACAGTTCTAGAACGAATGAGATCTTGTTGATCAAGAAAAAATTTCATATATATGACGCATCACAAGTTGCCGAAGTAATGACAGTAACTGATTTGTTAGAGGAAGAAAAGTGTAGGTTGTTTCTTCAAAAGCAGATGCAACAGCTACAAGCACCTAGTTTATCAGTAACAGCGTCGATGTTTTCAAAAAGGTATGCTTATCTTGTTGTGGCGTCTACATTATATAGCATGGTTGAATTTAATGGTGTATTCGTTTTACCACTAAAAGCATGCTCGTTCAGCACAAAACAAACCTTATCTATTCAAGAATACTTGTGTCAATGGAATCAAGGAATGGATGGTACGAGAGAACAGTGGCGTGAAAAGCTATTACAGGAGTTGTTCTCCAATCATATAACACCTGTTTGGAATATGTTAAAAAAAATATCGGGTATTTCTTCGGCAATATTATGGGAAAATCTAGCTGTTCGAATTAACTCTGTGTATCGTAAAGTTTTGGAGCAAGAAGTAACGTCTATAAAAAAGCAGAGAGTAGATAGCGATTTTCACTACTTAAAAGGTGCTAGTGGAGAACTGTTTGATTTGTTAGAAAATCCAATTAGTCGCTTTTTGAAAATAGGAGAAGAACTTCATATCCATCCAGATCGTCAAACATGTTGTTTATATTATCAATTGAAAGAAGATATGGAAGGAATAGGATATTGCACAAATTGTCCAATTGGCAGAAAGCGTAAAAGGAGAGAAAAATAA
- a CDS encoding FecCD family ABC transporter permease, protein MNDRWVVRTKNEKVSFFLIKKEVYKTIAVFVSLIGALLLGLMIGTDVIPFYEIINYIFQLAPIENEFALGELRMPRVLSGMIVGAALAIAGLIVQGIIRNPLASPDVIGVTGGASVSAVLFLTYFSEGMGVQWTPIFAILGAIITFFIIYLFSLHPLITANRLVLIGVGLSSLADAIILYILVTSASFSSERAYLWLTGSLYAVNWVQTISILIGFFILFIMVLWSTRKFELYSFGDSIAEELGLNLKSFRIVFLLFSALLCGLSVSVAGGIGFIGLLTPHISRRIVRHHTSLLFITTAGIGAILVVLADWIARYAFQPLDIPVGVFTAGIGAPFFIYLLIKNRNSF, encoded by the coding sequence GTACAAAAAATGAGAAAGTATCTTTTTTTCTGATTAAAAAAGAAGTATATAAAACGATTGCGGTATTCGTGAGTTTAATAGGGGCTCTTTTATTAGGTTTAATGATTGGTACAGATGTGATCCCATTTTATGAAATTATCAATTATATATTTCAATTAGCACCGATTGAAAATGAATTTGCATTAGGTGAATTAAGAATGCCGCGCGTGTTATCTGGCATGATTGTGGGGGCAGCACTCGCCATTGCAGGATTAATTGTTCAAGGAATTATTCGCAATCCGCTTGCTTCACCAGACGTTATTGGGGTTACTGGTGGTGCTTCTGTAAGTGCTGTTTTATTTTTAACATATTTTAGTGAGGGGATGGGTGTTCAATGGACGCCAATCTTTGCTATTTTGGGGGCTATTATTACCTTTTTCATCATCTATCTTTTTTCTCTACATCCATTGATAACGGCAAATCGTCTTGTGTTGATTGGAGTTGGTTTATCTTCACTAGCCGATGCCATTATTTTGTATATTCTTGTTACATCCGCTTCTTTTTCATCAGAGAGAGCGTATTTATGGCTTACTGGAAGTTTGTATGCGGTCAATTGGGTTCAAACAATCTCTATTTTAATTGGTTTCTTTATCTTATTTATTATGGTTCTATGGTCAACACGTAAGTTTGAATTATATAGTTTTGGAGATTCTATTGCTGAAGAGCTAGGTTTAAACTTAAAAAGCTTTAGAATCGTTTTCTTGCTGTTTAGTGCATTGCTTTGTGGATTATCTGTCTCTGTTGCTGGAGGAATCGGTTTTATCGGCTTATTAACACCACATATTTCACGAAGAATTGTTCGGCACCATACGTCGCTCTTATTCATTACAACAGCTGGCATTGGCGCAATCTTAGTCGTTCTTGCCGATTGGATTGCACGATATGCTTTTCAACCATTAGATATTCCAGTAGGTGTCTTTACAGCTGGCATTGGCGCCCCATTTTTTATTTATTTACTGATTAAGAATCGTAATTCATTTTAA